From a region of the Pseudomonadaceae bacterium SI-3 genome:
- a CDS encoding RNA pseudouridine synthase — translation MPLSHIQFVHQDAALLVINKPTLLLSVPGRADDNKDCLVTRLQENGYPEARIVHRLDWETSGLIVLARDADSHRELSRQFHDRETEKAYTALCWGGPEQDSGSIELPLRYDPPTKPRHIVDHELGKHALTYWRVLERCGDYSRVELTPITGRSHQLRVHMLSIGHPLLGDRLYAHERALTAYDRLCLHASMLVLTHPQTGERMRFECPAPF, via the coding sequence ATGCCCCTCAGTCACATCCAGTTCGTTCACCAAGATGCCGCTCTGCTGGTCATCAACAAGCCCACTCTCCTGTTGTCCGTACCCGGCCGCGCGGATGACAACAAGGACTGCCTGGTCACCCGCCTGCAGGAAAACGGCTATCCAGAGGCGCGCATCGTCCACCGGTTGGATTGGGAAACCTCAGGCCTGATCGTCCTGGCGCGTGACGCCGACAGCCACCGCGAGCTGTCGCGACAGTTCCACGACCGCGAGACGGAAAAAGCATACACCGCGTTGTGCTGGGGCGGGCCCGAGCAGGACAGTGGAAGCATTGAACTGCCGCTGCGCTATGACCCTCCAACCAAACCGCGGCATATCGTCGACCATGAACTGGGCAAGCATGCGCTGACGTATTGGCGAGTGCTGGAGCGCTGCGGTGATTACAGCCGGGTCGAGCTTACCCCGATCACCGGCCGCTCCCATCAGCTGCGTGTCCACATGCTCTCGATCGGCCATCCCCTCCTGGGTGATCGCCTCTATGCGCACGAACGGGCGCTCACCGCGTATGACCGGCTCTGCCTGCACGCCAGCATGCTTGTCCTGACCCATCCTCAAACTGGCGAACGTATGCGATTCGAGTGCCCGGCGCCGTTCTAA
- a CDS encoding NAD(P)H-quinone oxidoreductase — protein sequence MKALQGVDGQVEWVERTAAKCGDGEVRIQVAAAGLNRADLLQRAGHYPPPPGVTDILGLECSGVISEVGAGVSYQIGDRVCALLAGGGMAEEIVVDSRHVLPVPQGLSLTEAAVIPEVYATAWLNLFRLGVLQPGEKVLLHAGASGVGSAAIQLCKAFGNPCWVSVGSADRLAYCESLGAQGGVLRGESLEALRDFGPFELILDPVGAKYVALNTQLLATDGRWVMIGLMGGRKAEVDLGLLLAKRIQLIGSTLRSRGADDKADLLADMQNKIWPLFANQTLSPRLERSFPARDVEAAFAALASNQVSGKVALVIDDSLA from the coding sequence ATGAAGGCATTGCAAGGCGTCGACGGACAGGTGGAGTGGGTGGAGCGTACCGCGGCGAAGTGCGGTGATGGAGAGGTCAGGATTCAAGTAGCCGCTGCAGGCCTGAACCGTGCTGATTTGCTGCAACGGGCGGGGCACTATCCGCCGCCCCCCGGCGTGACCGATATCCTTGGTCTGGAATGCTCCGGAGTGATCAGCGAGGTTGGGGCTGGGGTTTCCTACCAGATCGGTGACCGTGTATGTGCTCTATTGGCGGGTGGCGGCATGGCCGAGGAGATTGTGGTCGATAGCCGCCATGTTCTTCCGGTACCGCAAGGCCTGTCGTTGACAGAGGCCGCGGTTATTCCCGAGGTATATGCCACGGCATGGCTCAATCTGTTCCGCCTGGGTGTGCTGCAGCCCGGCGAGAAGGTTCTCTTGCACGCGGGTGCCAGTGGTGTGGGGTCGGCTGCAATTCAGTTGTGCAAAGCCTTTGGCAACCCATGCTGGGTCAGCGTCGGTTCGGCCGATCGTCTGGCCTATTGCGAGTCGCTGGGTGCCCAGGGCGGCGTGCTCCGGGGTGAATCACTGGAAGCGCTTCGCGATTTCGGACCCTTTGAGCTGATTCTCGATCCGGTTGGTGCGAAGTATGTAGCGCTCAACACCCAGCTCCTGGCGACGGATGGACGTTGGGTAATGATTGGCCTGATGGGCGGACGCAAAGCCGAGGTTGATCTGGGGTTGCTGCTGGCTAAACGAATCCAGCTGATCGGGTCGACGTTGCGTAGCCGCGGGGCTGATGACAAAGCCGATTTGCTGGCTGACATGCAGAACAAAATCTGGCCGCTCTTCGCCAACCAGACTCTTTCGCCGCGATTGGAACGCAGTTTCCCGGCGCGAGACGTGGAAGCGGCATTTGCTGCCCTGGCAAGCAACCAGGTGTCCGGGAAGGTTGCGTTGGTTATCGACGACAGTCTGGCCTAA
- a CDS encoding EAL domain-containing protein → MTVTEQLSTLDSILAHGSVTSLFQPIVSLSKRLILGYEALTRGPSNTSLHSPINLLAAARHAGRLNELEMTCRENACRRYSQQQLQSKLFLNVSPETLLDAKHKPGRTLELLHQYGISAEKVVIELTEQTPTDDFELLRAALHHYRDMGFSIALDDLGAGYSSLRMWSELRPDYVKIDRYFIDGLHRDAVKREFVESIMKIARASQAQVIAEGIELSEELHVLSDMGIDLVQGYLLGRPEEEPSASASLRLPNFANHGKPLGDDHPAWALWHSSKARSFPSIRAACCNCSINRQI, encoded by the coding sequence ATGACCGTTACCGAGCAGTTGAGCACGCTGGATTCCATCCTTGCTCACGGCAGCGTTACCAGCCTGTTCCAGCCCATCGTGTCGCTTTCCAAACGACTCATCCTCGGCTACGAAGCGCTGACACGAGGGCCATCGAACACCTCGCTACACTCCCCTATCAACCTGCTCGCAGCGGCTCGACATGCCGGCCGACTCAATGAGCTGGAAATGACCTGTCGCGAGAATGCCTGTCGTCGCTACAGCCAGCAGCAGCTGCAGAGCAAACTGTTCCTCAACGTTTCGCCGGAAACGTTGTTGGATGCTAAGCACAAGCCGGGCCGCACTCTAGAGTTACTGCATCAATACGGCATCTCTGCCGAGAAGGTCGTGATCGAACTTACGGAGCAAACGCCCACCGACGATTTCGAGCTGCTTCGTGCCGCCTTGCATCACTACCGTGACATGGGCTTCTCCATCGCTCTGGACGACCTCGGTGCTGGCTATTCCAGTCTGCGCATGTGGTCGGAGCTGCGCCCCGATTACGTCAAGATTGACCGCTACTTCATAGATGGTCTTCACCGCGACGCCGTGAAGCGCGAGTTTGTCGAATCGATCATGAAGATAGCCAGAGCGTCACAGGCTCAGGTCATCGCGGAAGGCATCGAGCTGAGTGAAGAACTGCACGTCCTTTCAGACATGGGCATCGACCTGGTTCAGGGCTATCTGTTGGGGCGACCTGAGGAGGAGCCAAGCGCCAGCGCTAGCCTTCGTTTGCCTAATTTTGCAAATCATGGCAAGCCATTAGGAGACGACCACCCGGCTTGGGCGCTCTGGCATTCAAGCAAAGCGCGCTCCTTCCCTTCCATTCGGGCAGCCTGTTGTAACTGTTCCATCAACAGGCAAATTTGA
- a CDS encoding tail-specific protease — protein MKRSLTAVFLALLVGLQATATFAKPADPNAWDYLQPDRDQVIASLNVVELLKRHHYNKPPLNDARSAKIFDSYLEMLDPSRSYFTAGDVAEFEVWRNQFDDFLKNGNLEPGFIIYKVHLERLQSRLQYALSLLEQGVDSFDFTVDEELLIDRENAARPENEQELDDLWRKRVKDEVLRLKIAGKEPKAIEELLTKRYKNQLSRLEQTRGEDVFQTYINAFAQSYDPHTQYLSPDNAENFDINMSLSLEGIGAVLQSDNEHVKVVRLVPAGPAEKSKQIAPADKIVGVGQSNEEMVDVIGWRLDEVVKLIRGPKGSVVRLEVIPASNAPNDQSSKVVAITREAVKLEEQAAKKSVLKLNQGGRDYKLGVIEIPAFYLDFKALRAGDKEYKSTTRDVKKLLTELEKENVDGVVIDLRNNGGGSLQEATELTGLFIDQGPTVLVRNSDGRVDVLADEQQGAFYKGPLAVLVNRLSASASEIFAGAMQDYHRALIVGGQTFGKGTVQTVQPLNHGELKLTLAKFYRVSGQSTQHQGVIPDISYPAEVDTKEIGESALPEAMPWDSIRAAVSPDMNPFKPFLAELKARHEGRTNENPDFVFTRDRLALTQELTHETTISLNEEKRRAQQERIEKRQLTLENTLRKAKGEEPLAKLEKEDETTPHVEDKKIKPEDDAYLSESGRILLDYLGLQETMAKNQPVER, from the coding sequence ATGAAACGATCATTGACCGCAGTCTTTCTAGCCCTGCTGGTTGGCCTTCAGGCCACTGCCACCTTCGCCAAACCTGCCGACCCAAATGCATGGGACTACCTGCAGCCTGACCGTGACCAGGTGATTGCCAGCCTCAACGTAGTCGAGCTGCTCAAGCGCCACCACTACAACAAGCCACCGCTGAACGACGCCCGTTCGGCGAAGATCTTCGACAGCTACCTCGAGATGCTCGACCCTTCGCGCAGCTATTTCACTGCAGGGGACGTTGCCGAATTCGAAGTCTGGCGCAACCAGTTCGATGACTTCCTGAAGAACGGCAACCTTGAACCCGGGTTCATCATCTATAAGGTGCATCTGGAGCGACTGCAGAGCCGGCTGCAATATGCGCTGAGCCTGCTGGAGCAAGGCGTCGACAGCTTTGACTTCACGGTTGACGAGGAGCTGTTGATCGATCGCGAAAATGCAGCGCGTCCCGAGAACGAACAGGAACTGGATGACCTCTGGCGCAAGCGCGTAAAGGATGAGGTGCTGCGGTTGAAGATCGCCGGCAAGGAACCCAAGGCCATCGAGGAACTGCTCACCAAACGCTACAAGAATCAGCTGTCGCGCCTTGAGCAGACTCGCGGCGAAGACGTGTTCCAGACTTACATCAATGCCTTCGCGCAGTCCTACGATCCGCACACCCAGTATCTGTCTCCTGACAATGCGGAAAACTTCGATATCAACATGAGTCTTTCTCTGGAAGGTATCGGGGCTGTACTGCAGAGCGACAACGAGCACGTGAAGGTGGTGCGCCTGGTGCCGGCTGGCCCTGCCGAGAAGAGCAAGCAGATCGCGCCTGCCGATAAGATCGTCGGCGTTGGTCAGAGTAATGAAGAGATGGTCGATGTGATCGGCTGGCGGCTCGACGAAGTCGTCAAACTGATCCGCGGTCCCAAAGGATCAGTTGTCCGACTCGAAGTCATCCCGGCGAGCAACGCGCCAAACGACCAGAGCAGCAAAGTCGTCGCGATCACCCGCGAAGCGGTCAAGCTTGAGGAGCAGGCGGCGAAGAAGTCGGTGCTTAAACTCAATCAGGGCGGTCGTGACTATAAGCTCGGGGTCATTGAAATTCCGGCGTTCTATCTCGATTTCAAGGCCCTGCGTGCTGGCGACAAGGAATACAAGAGCACGACCCGAGATGTGAAAAAACTGCTCACGGAGCTGGAGAAGGAAAACGTCGATGGAGTCGTCATCGACTTGCGTAACAATGGCGGCGGTTCCCTTCAGGAAGCCACCGAGCTGACCGGCCTGTTCATCGATCAAGGCCCTACGGTCCTGGTCCGCAATAGTGATGGCCGCGTCGACGTTCTGGCTGACGAGCAGCAAGGCGCGTTTTATAAGGGGCCGCTGGCAGTGCTGGTTAACCGACTGTCCGCATCGGCCTCGGAGATCTTCGCCGGCGCCATGCAGGATTACCACCGGGCACTGATCGTCGGTGGACAGACATTCGGCAAAGGCACCGTACAAACTGTCCAACCGCTTAATCACGGTGAACTCAAGCTGACGCTCGCCAAGTTCTACCGAGTCTCCGGGCAAAGCACTCAGCATCAAGGCGTCATCCCGGACATCTCCTACCCCGCCGAGGTTGATACCAAGGAAATTGGCGAAAGCGCTCTGCCTGAAGCGATGCCATGGGACAGCATTCGCGCAGCAGTCAGCCCGGACATGAATCCGTTCAAGCCGTTCCTCGCCGAACTCAAGGCTCGCCATGAGGGGCGAACCAATGAGAATCCAGACTTTGTATTTACTCGGGATCGCCTCGCACTGACGCAGGAGCTTACTCACGAGACGACTATTAGTCTCAACGAGGAAAAGCGCCGGGCGCAGCAGGAGCGGATCGAGAAGCGTCAGCTGACACTGGAAAACACCTTGCGCAAGGCCAAGGGCGAAGAGCCGCTGGCCAAGCTCGAAAAAGAAGATGAGACGACACCGCACGTTGAAGATAAAAAAATCAAACCCGAGGACGATGCCTATCTGTCAGAAAGCGGCAGAATTCTGCTGGATTACCTGGGTTTGCAAGAGACGATGGCTAAGAACCAGCCTGTCGAGCGCTAA
- a CDS encoding M18 family aminopeptidase, whose amino-acid sequence MHEELNQGLIDYLKASPTPFHATASLAHALQASGYKPLDESETWHTEPGGRYYVTRNDSAIVAFQLGSHSVIEQGMRLVGAHTDSPCLRVKPQPELQRQGFWQLGVEVYGGALLAPWFDRDLSLAGRVTYSRDGRIESQLIDFKLPIAVIPSLAIHLNREANQGWTINPQIELPPILAQVASEDSPDFRALLADQLSREHGLVADVVLDFELSFYDTQSAAVIGLNGDFIAGARLDNLLSCYAGLQALLRAGTEETCVLVCTDHEEVGSTSMCGADGPFLEQVLRRVLPEGESFQRSINRSLMISADNAHAVHPNYSDKHDGNHGPKLNAGPVIKVNSNQRYATSSETAGFFRHLCLENEVSVQSFVTRSDMGCGSTIGPITASQLGVRTVDIGLPTFGMHSIRELAGSQDLAHLVKVLSAFYSSAELP is encoded by the coding sequence ATGCACGAAGAACTCAACCAGGGTCTGATCGATTACCTCAAGGCCTCCCCTACCCCATTTCATGCCACTGCCAGCCTTGCCCATGCCCTGCAGGCCTCTGGCTACAAGCCCCTGGATGAAAGCGAGACTTGGCACACCGAACCAGGCGGTCGCTACTACGTCACCCGTAACGACTCCGCGATCGTCGCTTTCCAACTGGGTAGCCACTCGGTCATCGAACAGGGCATGCGCCTGGTCGGTGCGCACACCGACAGTCCCTGCCTGCGCGTCAAGCCGCAGCCCGAACTGCAGCGCCAGGGCTTCTGGCAGCTTGGCGTAGAAGTGTACGGCGGCGCGCTGCTCGCTCCGTGGTTCGACCGCGACTTGTCCTTGGCTGGACGCGTGACCTATAGCCGCGACGGTCGAATTGAAAGCCAGCTCATCGATTTCAAGCTGCCCATTGCGGTGATTCCAAGCCTTGCGATCCACCTCAATCGGGAAGCCAATCAGGGCTGGACAATCAACCCACAGATCGAACTGCCACCGATCCTGGCGCAAGTCGCCAGCGAAGACAGCCCAGATTTCAGAGCGCTGCTGGCGGACCAACTCAGCCGCGAGCATGGTCTGGTTGCGGACGTCGTACTCGATTTCGAGCTGAGTTTCTACGATACCCAGAGCGCTGCCGTGATCGGCCTGAATGGCGACTTTATCGCCGGAGCCCGCCTGGATAACCTGCTGTCTTGCTACGCAGGCCTACAGGCCCTATTGCGTGCGGGCACTGAGGAAACCTGTGTACTGGTCTGCACCGATCATGAGGAAGTCGGTTCTACGTCGATGTGCGGTGCGGACGGGCCTTTTCTCGAGCAAGTGTTGCGCCGCGTATTGCCTGAAGGCGAATCCTTCCAACGCAGCATCAACCGCTCACTGATGATCTCGGCCGATAATGCTCACGCGGTGCATCCTAACTACAGCGACAAGCATGACGGCAACCATGGCCCGAAACTCAATGCTGGGCCGGTGATCAAGGTCAACAGCAACCAGCGATACGCGACGAGTAGCGAAACCGCCGGCTTCTTTCGCCATCTCTGCCTGGAAAACGAAGTCTCGGTGCAGAGCTTCGTCACCCGCAGCGACATGGGCTGCGGCTCGACCATCGGCCCAATCACCGCCAGCCAGCTGGGCGTGCGCACGGTGGATATTGGCTTGCCGACCTTTGGTATGCACTCGATCCGCGAGCTGGCCGGCAGCCAGGATCTGGCGCATCTGGTGAAGGTACTCAGCGCATTCTATTCGAGCGCTGAGCTGCCTTAA